A window of Sodalis praecaptivus genomic DNA:
GCCGCCAGGCTTGCCACCGACCAAGAGGGCTGGTCACCGCGGCGCGATCAGGCCTATCTGGGCGTGCTGGTGGATGATTTATGCACATTGGGCACCAAAGAGCCTTACCGTATGTTTACCTCGCGCGCCGAATACCGGCTGCTGCTGCGCGAAGACAATGCCGATCTTCGGCTGACGGAAGTCGGCCGGCAGCTCGGTTTGGTGGATGAGGTGCGCTGGGCGCGCTTCTGCGCCAAGCAAGAACAGATCGCGCTGGAGCGTCAGCGTCTGCGCGATATCTGGGTGCATCCCGGCAGCGAAGGCGTCGAACAGCTTAATCCGCTGCTTAAAGCGCCGCTGACGCGCGAAGCCAACGGGGAAGAGCTCCTGCGCCGCCCGGAGATGGATTATGCGCGGCTGACCGGCCTGGACCGCTTTGGTCCGGCGCTGACCGACGACCAGGCGGCGGAACAGGTCGAGATTCAGATCAAATACCAGGGCTACATCGCCCGTCAGCAGGAGGAGATCGCGCGCCAGATGCGCAATGAACATACCCTGCTGCCGGTGGATATGGATTTCAGCGCCGTATCGGGCCTGTCCAACGAAGTGATCGCCAAGCTTAACGATCATAAACCCAACTCTATCGGCCAGGCTTCACGGATATCCGGCGTCACGCCGGCGGCGATTTCCATCTTGCTGGTCTGGCTGAAAAAACAGGGGCTGCTGCGCCGCAGCGCCTGACAACGACGGATTCATTGATGCTTGAAACATTGGAGACCCTGCTAGGGCAGGCGGACATGGCGCTGTCGGCGGCGCAAAAAAAGCAGTTGTTGGGCTATGTCGCGCTGCTACACAAATGGAACAAGGCCTACAACCTGACGTCGGTGCGTTCCCCTGAGCAGATGCTGGTTCGCCACATCATGGACAGTATCGTCGTCAATCCCCATTTGCGCGGTGACCGCTTCATCGACGTCGGCACCGGTCCGGGGCTGCCGGGCATTCCGCTGGCTATCGTGCGGCCCGAGGCGCATTTCACTCTGCTGGACAGCCTGGGCAAGCGCATACGCTTTCTGCGCCAGGTACAGCATGAACTGGGGCTCGACAATGTCACGGCGGTGCAGAGCCGGGTAGAGCGCTTCACGCCGTCTGCGGGCTTTGACGGCGTCATAAGCCGCGCTTTCGCCTCCCTCGGCGACATGCTGACCTGGTGCGCTGCGCTGCCGGCCAAAGAAAAAGGCCGATTTTATGCGCTGAAAGGCCAGCTTTCCGAGGCGGAGCTGACAGCGCTGCCGCCGGGATTTCGGTTAGAATCGGTGATCGGGCTTCAGGTGCCTGGCCTGGAAGGTGAGCGGCATATTGTGGTGGTGGCGGCGAATTAAATTGCTTTTCGTCAACAAAAAGGCAAAAAGAACCGTCGCGCGCTTTATTAAATAAACCGCCGGCGGTAATTTAGCTGTCCCGAGAATCATTTACCTCTCTTTTACATTTCATTAGCAATTGAATCCCGTCGGTGAATAGTACCCGTACTAATAGTAACCGCAGTAAATATATGTAATCAAAAATTACGCCCACATTACTAAACCGTGCGCCAATATAAACGCGCGAGACGTCCGAAGCGTAACAGATGCGTCCAAATAGGGGCGATTTTATAAAAATTAATATTCAAGTAATTGTATATTATCCAGAATAATTCATTTTTTAAATCCTGCGATGGCTAAATTAACCGCCGGCTCGCGCTTTTAAATCCGTCGTGGTGTGATCTTGTGCACAGTTTTACAGGCGATAATTGGTGAAGCGTTGGAAAGTTTTGCATGTTATGATTCCCGCGCTTTTGCGGTAAAAAAGATGAAATCTGCATTCTTTAAATTATTGTTCACCTTTTCGCTACTTATCGATTGAATTCGTAGTACTGACCCGTATAATTTGCACGTTTTTCACCGCTTGACTGATCGCGGCAAAGGCAGTTTTATACACACTCAGCCGGAGTTGAGCGGGTAGGGAGAGTATCAAAGTCATGACCTTAGCCCTTTACAGCGGTAAAGTCGCTGGAAAGCTACTGTTTGCCCAGTTGATGACTTTGGTGCTGTTCAGCGTTCTGTTCGCTCTGCAAAGCCCCCGCGCCGCCGCATCAGCCGCGGGGGGCGGGCTGGCCGCCTGGTTGCCGAATGTCGTGTTCATGCTGTTTGCATGCCGTCATCAGGCCCAGGCCGCGGTCTCGGGTCGCATCGCCTGGTCGTTCGCCGTCGGCGAGGGGCTGAAAATGGCGGCGACCATCGCCTTGCTGGTCGTCGCGCTTGGGATGTTCAAGGCCGCGTTTGTCCCATTGGGCCTGACCTATTTATCGGTGCTGATTGTGCAGATATTGGCACCGGCCGTAATTAACAACAAAGGGTAAGAGGCATCATGTCTGCATCAGGAGAAATCGCTACTCCACAGGAATACATAGGCCACCACCTGAACAACCTTCAGTTGGACCTGCGTACGTTTGAACTGGTTAATCCCCACTCGGCGGCGTCTTTCTGGGTCCTGAACATTGATTCCATGTTCTTCTCGCTGCTGCTGGGCGCGATTTTCCTGCTGATCTTTGGCCGCGTTGCCAAGGGCGCCACCAGCGGCGTCCCCGGGAAAATGCAGACCTTCGTCGAGCTGGTGGTCGGCTTTGTCGACGGCAGCGTGCGGGATATGTTCCACGGTAAAAGCAAACTTATTGCGCCGTTGGCGTTGACCATCTTCGTCTGGGTCTTTTTGATGAACCTGATGGATTTGCTGCCCATCGATCTGCTGCCCTATCTCGGTGAGCACGTGCTGGGCTTGCCAGCGCTGCGCGTGGTGCCCTCGGCTGACGTTAACATTACGCTGTCGATGGCGCTCGGCGTGTTTATCCTCATCCTGTATTACAGCGTGACGATGAAAGGGATCGGCGGCTTTGTTAAAGAGCTTACCCTGCAGCCGTTCAATCACCCGATTTTCATTCCCGTCAACCTGATTCTCGAAGGCGTCAGCCTGCTGTCTAAGCCAGTGTCGCTGGGCCTTCGGTTGTTTGGCAACATGTATGCAGGTGAGTTGATCTTCATCCTGATTGCCGGTCTGTTACCGTGGTGGTCGCAATGGATTCTGAATGTGCCCTGGGCCATTTTCCATATCCTGATTATTACGCTGCAAGCCTTTATCTTCATGGTCCTGACGATTGTCTATCTCGCGATGGCATCTGAAGAACATTGATTTTTATAACTTTAATACTGCGTTTAACTGAAACAAACTGGAGACTGTCATGGAAAACCTGAATATGGATCTGCTGTACATGGCTGCCGCTGTGATGATGGGTCTGGCGGCAATCGGTGCTGCGATCGGTATCGGCATCCTGGGTGGTAAATTTTTGGAAGGCGCCGCGCGTCAGCCTGATCTGATCCCTCTGCTGCGCACGCAGTTCTTTATCGTTATGGGTCTGGTTGACGCCATCCCCATGATCGCCGTGGGCCTGGGCCTGTACGTGATGTTCGCCGTAGCCTAGTGTTAAACGCCAAGCTAACCAACATCGAACCGTTAACTTTACAAGAGGCATTGTGCTGTGAATCTTAACGCAACAATCCTCGGCCAGGCCATCGCGTTTGTCCTGTTTGTGCTGTTCTGCATGAAGTATGTGTGGCCGCCGTTAATGGCCGCCATCGAGAAGCGTCAGAAAGAAATTGCTGACGGTCTGGCTTCCGCGGAACGCGCCAAAAAAGATCTGGACATCGCCCAGGCCGAAGCAACCGATCATTTGAAGCAAGCGAAGGTGGAAGCCCAGGCTATCATCGAACAGGCCAACAAGCGTAAAGCGCAAGTGGTTGATGAAGCCAAAGCCGAAGCGGAAGCGGAACGCAACAAAATCCTGGCGCAGGCGCAGGCGGAAATTGACGCCGAACGCAAGCGCGCCCGCGAGGAGTTGCGCAAGCAGGTCGCTATGCTGGCTTTGGCGGGTGCCGAGAAGATCATCGAACGTTCCGTGGATGAAGCTGCCAACAGCGACATCGTCGATAAAATTGTCGCTGAACTGTAAGGAGGGAGGGGCCGATGTCTGAACTGGTAACTGTAGCTCGCCCCTACGCCAAAGCGGCTTTTGACTTTGCTGTCGAGCACCAGGACGTGGCGCACTGGCAGTCGATGCTGGCGTTCTCTGCCGAGGTGAGCCGCAATGAGCGGATAGCCGAACTGCTCTCGGGCGCCGTTGCGCCCGAAAAGCTGGCGCAGACGTTTATCGCGGTCTGTGGCGAGGCGCTTGATGCCTCCGGTCAGAACCTGATTCGGGTCATGGCGGAAAACGGGCGTCTGGCGGTTCTGCCCGACGTGCTGGAGCAGTTCATTCTTCTGCGCGCGGCGCAGGAGGCGACTGTGGAAGTGGATGTCATTTCCGCCAGCGCGTTGAAAGAAGAGCAACTGGCAAAAATTAGCGCCGCGATGGAGCAACGTCTGTCACGCAAAGTTAAGCTGAATTGCAAAATTGATAAGTCTGTCGTGGCCGGCGTCGTGATACGCGCGGGCGATATGGTGATAGACGGCAGCGTACGCGGTCGTCTGGAGCGCCTGGCAGACGTCTTGCAGTCTTAAGGGGACTGGAGCATGCAACTGAATTCCACCGAAATCAGCGAACTGATCAAGCAGCGCATTGCTCAGTTCAATGTAGTGAGCGAAGCTCACAATGAAGGTACCATCGTTTCCGTCAGCGACGGGATCATCCGCGTACACGGCCTGGCCGAAGTCATGCAGGGTGAAATGATCGCGCTGCCCGGCAACCGTTTCGCCATCGCCCTGAACCTGGAACGCGACTCCGTCGGCGCCGTGGTCATGGGGCCGTATGCGGATCTGGCCGAAGGCATGAAAGTCAAATGCACCGGGCGTATTCTGGAAGTGCCGGTCGGCCGTGGCCTGCTTGGCCGCGTGGTCAATACCCTGGGTGCGCCCATCGACGGTAAAGGCCCGCTGGAGCACGACGGCTTCTCCGCCGTTGAAGCCATTGCGCCGGGCGTTATCGAACGTCAGTCGGTCGATGAACCGGTACAGACCGGTTATAAATCCGTCGACGCCATGATTCCTATCGGCCGCGGTCAGCGCGAGCTGATTATCGGCGACCGTCAGACCGGGAAATCGGCGCTGGCCATCGACGCCATCATCAACCAGCGCGACAGCGGCATCAAATGTATCTATGTCGCCATCGGCCAGAAAGCGTCCACTATCGCCAATGTGGTGCGTAAGCTGGAAGAGCACGGCGCGCTGGCGAACACCATCGTGGTCGTCGCCACCGCATCCGAATCCGCCGCATTGCAGTATCTGGCGCCGTATGCCGGTTGCGCCATGGGCGAATACTTCCGCGATCGCGGCGAAGACGCGCTGATCATTTATGATGATCTTTCCAAGCAGGCCGTGGCGTATCGCCAAATCTCCCTGCTGCTTCGCCGTCCGCCCGGCCGTGAAGCCTATCCCGGCGACGTGTTCTACCTGCACTCCCGTTTGCTGGAGCGCGCTTCCCGCGTTAACGCGGAATACGTTGAAAACTACACCAAGGGCGAAGTGAAGGGCAAAACCGGTTCGTTAACCGCGCTGCCTATCATCGAAACCCAGGCAGGTGACGTTTCCGCCTTCGTTCCGACCAACGTGATTTCCATCACCGATGGTCAGATCTTCCTGGAATCGAACCTGTTCAACGCCGGTATCCGTCCCGCCGTTAACCCGGGGATTTCGGTTTCCCGCGTCGGCGGCGCCGCCCAGACCAAGATCATGAAAAAACTGTCCGGCGGTATCCGTACCGCGCTGGCGCAGTATCGTGAATTGGCCGCTTTCTCCCAGTTCGCCTCCGACCTGGATGACGCGACCCGCAAGCAGCTGAATCACGGTCAGAAAGTGACCGAACTGCTGAAGCAGAAACAGTATGCGCCGATGTCGGTCGCCCAGCAGGCGCTGGTACTGTTCGCGGCGGAACGCGGTTATCTGGAAGATGTCGAGCTGGCGAAAATCGGCGATTTTGAAGCCGCGCTGATGGCCTACGTGGACCGCGAGCAGGGCGAATTGATGCAACAAATCAACCAGACCGGCGCTTATAACGATGATATCGAAGGCAAGCTGAAAGGCATTCTCGATACCTTCAAAGCAACCCAGTCCTGGTAACGCGCTATGGCCTGCTACGGCAGGCCATAAAGCAATGAGGAGAAGCAGAAATGGCCGGCGCAAAAGAGATACGTAGTAAGATTGCAAGCGTCCAGAATACGCAAAAGATCACCAAAGCGATGGAAATGGTCGCCGCCTCCAAAATGCGTAAAACTCAGGAACGCATGGCGTCCAGCCGTCCTTATGCAGAAACGATGCGCAAAGTGATTGGTCACCTTGCACTGGGTAATCTGGAATACAAACACCCCTACCTGGACGAGCGCGACGTAAAGCGCGTGGGTTACCTGGTGGTGGCCACCGACCGCGGTCTGGCGGGCGGCCTGAACATTAATTTGTTCAAAAAGCTGCTGGCGGACATGAAAGAGTGGAACGGGAAAGGCGTGGAAACCGAACTGGCGCTGATTGGCTCCAAGGCGGTGTCTTTCTTCAATTCGGTCGGTAGCAAAGTGGTTGCTCAGGTGACGGGCATGGGGGACAACCCCACGCTGTCAGAATTGATCGGGCCGGTAAAGGTTATGCTACAGGCCTATGACGAAGGCCGCCTGGACAAGCTCTATATTGTCAGCAACAAATTTGTCAATACCATGTCCCAGGTGCCGCAGATTTTGCAAATCCTGCCTCTGCCGCCAGCGGAAGAAGCGGATTTAAAGACCAAATCCTGGGATTATCTGTATGAACCCGATCCCAAAACGCTGCTGGATACCCTGCTGCGTCGTTATGTGGAATCGCAGGTTTATCAGGGCGTCGTTGAAAACCTGGCCAGCGAACAGGCCGCGCGTATGGTAGCGATGAAAGCCGCAACGGACAACGGCGGCAGCCTGATTAAAGAGCTGCAACTTGTTTACAATAAGGCTCGACAGACCAGCATCACTCAGGAACTCACCGAAATCGTCTCGGGAGCCGCCGCGGTTTAGGTTTAGGTTACGAATTACGTAGAGGATTCAAGATGGCTACTGGAAATGTTATCCAGGTTATCGGCGCCGTGGTCGACGTCGAGTTCCCGCAAGACGCCGTACCCAAGGTGTACAACGCGCTTGAAGTGGAAAACGGCGCCGCGAAATTGGTGCTGGAAGTAGAACAACAGCTGGGCGGCGGCGTCGTCCGCTGCATCGCGATGGGCTCCTCCGACGGTTTGCGTCGCGGCCTGAAAGTGACCGATCTCGAACGCGCGATTGAAGTGCCGGTGGGTAAAGCTACCCTGGGCCGCATCATGAACGTGCTGGGCGAGCCGGTCGACATGAAGGGCGATATCGGCGAGGAAGAACGCTGGTCAATTCACCGCCCGGCGCCGAGCTATGAAGAGCTGGCCAGTTCCCAGGATTTGCTGGAAACCGGTATCAAGGTTATCGACCTGATGTGTCCGTTCGCCAAGGGCGGTAAAGTCGGCCTGTTCGGCGGCGCCGGCGTGGGCAAGACCGTTAACATGATGGAGCTTATCCGCAACATCGCTATCGAACACTCCGGTTATTCCGTGTTCGCCGGCGTGGGTGAACGTACCCGTGAAGGTAATGACTTCTATCATGAAATGACCGACTCCAACGTTATCGATAAGGTTTCGCTGGTGTATGGCCAGATGAACGAGCCGCCGGGCAACCGTCTGCGCGTAGCGCTGACCGGCCTGACCATGGCGGAGAAATTCCGTGATGAGGGTCGTGACGTTCTGCTGTTTATCGACAACATCTACCGTTATACCCTGGCCGGGACCGAAGTGTCCGCGCTGCTTGGCCGTATGCCGTCCGCGGTAGGCTACCAGCCGACGCTGGCGGAGGAAATGGGCGTGTTGCAGGAGCGTATCACCTCCACCAAAACCGGGTCTATCACCTCGGTGCAGGCAGTCTACGTCCCCGCGGATGACTTGACCGACCCGTCGCCGGCGACCACCTTCGCCCACCTTGACGCAACCGTGGTTCTGAGCCGTCAAATCGCCTCTCTGGGGATTTACCCGGCGGTTGACCCGCTCGACTCCACCAGCCGTCAGCTGGATCCGTTAGTGGTAGGCCAGGAGCATTATGATGTGGCGCGCGGCGTGCAGTCCATTCTCCAGCGCTATCAGGAGCTGAAAGACATCATCGCTATCCTCGGCATGGACGAGCTGTCCGAAGATGACAAGCTGGTGGTATCGCGCGCGCGTAAGATTCAGCGCTTCCTGTCCCAGCCATTCTTCGTGGCGGAAGTGTTCACCGGCTCGCCCGGTAAGTACGTGGCGTTGAAAGACACGATCCGTGGCTTTAAAGGCATCATGGACGGTGAATACGATCATCTGCCGGAACAGGCGTTCTACATGGTGGGTTCCATCGACGAAGCCGTGGAAAAAGGCAAGAAACTGTAACGCCTTGAGAGGAGGGTGATATGGCTGCAAAAACTTACCATCTGGATGTGGTCAGCGCCGAAAAACAGATGTTTTCCGGGCTGGTTGAGAAAATCCAGGTGACGGGTAGCGAGGGCGAATTGGGGATTTTCCCCGGTCACGCGCCGCTGCTCACCGCCATTAAGCCCGGTATGGTGCGTATCGTTAAAGAGCACGGCAACGAAGAGTATATCTACTTGTCCGGTGGTGTACTTGAAGTGCAGCCCAGTACGGTAACCGTACTGGCCGATACCGCCATTCGCGGCAAGGATCTTGACGAAGCGAGGGCGATGGAGTCCAAGCGCAAGGCGGAAGAGCATATCAATAACTCCCACGGTGATATTGATTATGCCCAGGCGTCTGCCGAGCTCTCCAAAGCGCTGGCGAAATTGCGGGTCATCGAACTGACCAAAAAAGCGATGTAATCAAGAGTAAATCATGAAAGGCCGGTCGCGATGACCGGCTTTTTTTTTATCTTTAATTAAGTCGCGGAATATTCACCGGCCTATGTGGGCAATTTCAGGACCGCGCCGCTGAAAAAAACGCCAGTTACGCCGCCATTTTCCTTTCTGGCAACACAATCGTGACAAATAGCCTTAGCGCCGGGCGGCTACGCCCTGTAAAGTGTTTTTCATGCCAAAATATGTAGTAATCCCGCCTGCGAACGGGTTTACTTTCGTCTGATAAACAGGATTCCACAGGATGGTTATGTCGAATCGAGCATTAAGCGTGGTTGTCCTTGCCGCCGGCAAGGGAAGTCGAATGTTTTCCGCCTTGCCCAAAGTGCTGCATCCCCTGGCCGGTAAAGCTCTGGTGCAACACGTTATAGATGCCGCAACCCAGCTGGGCGCGGCGCGCATCCATCTGGTCTACGGTCACGGCGGCGAATTGCTGCGTGAACGGCTCGCCCGCCAGGATGTCCCCCTGAATTGGGTCCTGCAGGCCGAGCAGCGCGGCACCGGCCATGCCGTACAGCAGACGCTGACGGACCTGCGCGACGAGGAAGATGTCTTGATCCTGTACGGCGATGTCCCGCTTATTTCTCCCGACACCTTGCAGCGCCTGCTGACGGCAAGGCCGGAGGGCGGTATTGGCCTGCTGACGGTAACGCTGGACAATCCCGAGGGCTATGGCCGTATCGTACGCACCGACGGCGAGGTGGTCGGTATTGTCGAGCAGAAAGACGCCAGCGAACAGCAGCGGCAAATTAAGGAAATCAACACCGGTATTCTGGTGGCTGGCGGCGGCGATTTGAAACGCTGGCTGGGGCAGTTAACCAACCATAACGCGCAGGGCGAGTTCTATTTGACGGACATTATCGCCATGGCCTGGCACGAAGGCCGAAAAATCAATACGGTGCAGCCCTCGCGGCATAGCGAAGTCGAAGGGGTGAATAACCGGCTACAGCTTGCGCGTCTGGAGCGGCTATTTCAGCAAGAGCAGGCGGAGCGTCTTTTGCTGGCCGGTGTGATGCTGTCCGATCCGATGCGTTTCGATTTGCGCGGCGAACTGCGTCACGGACAGGATGTCTCCATCGACACCAACGTCATCCTTGAGGGCCGGGTGACGCTCGGCAACCGGGTGATAATTGGTACCGGTTGCGTCCTGAAAAATGTGGTCATCGGTGATGATGTGGTCGTTAGCCCGTATACCGTTATCGAAGACGCCCGCGTGGCGGCGCACAGTACTCTCGGTCCCTTCGCCCGACTGCGCCCCGGCAGCGAGCTGGAGGAGGGCGCGCACGTGGGGAATTTTGTCGAGATGAAACAGGCCCGCCTGGGCAAAGGGTCGAAAGCCGGCCATCTTAGCTACCTCGGGGACGCCGAGATAGGGGCACAGGTCAATATCGGCGCCGGTACCATCACCTGTAATTATGATGGCGCTAACAAGCATAAAACCGTGATCGGCGACAATGTCTTCGTCGGCTCCGATAGCCAACTGGTGGCGCCGGTAACCCTTGGCCGCGGCGCCACCATCGGCGCCGGCACGACCGTTACGCGCGATGTGGCCGACGGCGAAATGGTCATCAGTCGGATCCGTCAGTTTCCCATTGCCAACTGGACGCGACCGGTGAAGAAAAAATGAGGATGCGGCCGCCCTTAGCGGGTGGTTTTGTCCGCCGCGCTACCCTAAAGCGGCCGGCAAGACCTGCGGCGTGTAGCGGCGCCGCGCCGGTCGGATTTGGTGCTAGCTCATAACGGCGATTGCAGCCGTTTAATCAGGAATAACCGAGATGTGTGGAATAGTAGGCGCGGTTGCGCAGCGTGATATTGCCGAGATACTGTTGGAGGGACTACGTCGTCTTGAGTATCGTGGATATGATTCCGCCGGGCTGGCGGTGGTGGACAATGACGGCCATCTACAGCGCCTGCGTCGGGTGGGAAAAGTCAGCGCACTGACCGAGGCGGCACAGGCGCACCCGCTCTCCGGCGGCACCGGTATTGCCCATACCCGCTGGGCGACTCACGGCGAGCCGACGGAAAATAACGCGCATCCCCACGTCTCGGGGCACATCGTGGTCGTCCATAACGGCATCATCGAAAATCATGAACCGCTGCGCGAGCAGCTACGCGAACGCGGCTACACGTTCGTTACACAAACCGACACGGAAGTGATCGCGCATTTGGCGCATTGGGAACAGCGCCAGCAGGGCGGCGCGCTCTTTGAGGTGATGCAGCGGGTGGTGGGCGCGCTGCGTGGCGCCTACGGTACGGTTATTATGGATAGCCGCGATCCCAGCGTGCTGGTGGCGGCACGCTCCGGCAGTCCGCTGGTTATTGGCCGCGGCGTCGGCGAGAACTTCCTGGCCTCCGATCAACTGGCGCTGCTGCCCGTCACCCGCCGCTTTATGTTCCTCGAAGAGGGCGACATCGCCGAAATTACCCGCCGTACCGTTCGGGTATGGGACCAGGCCGGCGAGAGCGTGGAGCGGCCGGAAATCGAATCCCAGGTAAAATACGATGCCGGCGACAAAGGGTTGTACCGCCACTATATGCAAAAGGAAATTTTTGAGCAGCCGCAAGCGATCAAAAACACGCTGGAAGGTCGCTTTAGCCATGGAGAGGTAACGCTGTCGGAACTGGGCGACGGCGCCGATGCGTTACTACGCCAGGTGCAGCACGTGCAGATTATTGCCTGCGGCACCTCCTACCACTCCGCCATGGTCTCCCGCTATTGGTTCGAGGCGCTGGCCGGCGTGCCCTGCGATGTGGAAATCGCCTCCGAGTTTCGCTACCGCAAACCCGCGGTGCGCCCCGGCAGTTTGCTGATCACCCTCTCCCAGTCCGGCGAGACCGCCGATACTCTGGCGGCGCTGCGGTTGACCAAAGCCCTCGGCTATCTGGGTTCGCTTGCCATCTGTAATGTCGCCGGCTCTTCGCTGGTGCGCGAATCGGATATGGCGCTGATGACCCGGGCCGGCACTGAAATCGGCGTAGCTTCCACCAAAGCGTTCACTACCCAGTTGACGGTGCTGTTGATGCTGGTGGCGCGTATCGGCCGCCTGCGCGGTATGGACCAGGGGGTAGAGGAAGATATCGTTCATGCTCTACAGGCGCTGCCGAGCCGCATCGAGCAGATGCTGTCGCTGGATAAGCCCATTGAAACGCTGGCCGAAGGCTTTTCCGATAAACATCACGCGCTGTTTTTAGGCCGCGGCGATCTTTACCCTATCGCTATGGAAGGGGCGCTGAAGCTGAAAGAAATCTCTTATATTCACGCTGAAGCCTATGCCGCCGGGGAGTTGAAACATGGCCCGCTGGCGCTTATTGATGCCGATATGCCGGTGATCGTCATTGCCCCCAACAATGAACTGTTGGAAAAATTGAAATCCAATATAGAAGAAGTGCGCGCCCGGGGGGGATTGCTGTATGTTTTCGC
This region includes:
- a CDS encoding F0F1 ATP synthase subunit epsilon, producing MAAKTYHLDVVSAEKQMFSGLVEKIQVTGSEGELGIFPGHAPLLTAIKPGMVRIVKEHGNEEYIYLSGGVLEVQPSTVTVLADTAIRGKDLDEARAMESKRKAEEHINNSHGDIDYAQASAELSKALAKLRVIELTKKAM
- the atpE gene encoding F0F1 ATP synthase subunit C; this encodes MENLNMDLLYMAAAVMMGLAAIGAAIGIGILGGKFLEGAARQPDLIPLLRTQFFIVMGLVDAIPMIAVGLGLYVMFAVA
- the atpI gene encoding F0F1 ATP synthase subunit I gives rise to the protein MTLALYSGKVAGKLLFAQLMTLVLFSVLFALQSPRAAASAAGGGLAAWLPNVVFMLFACRHQAQAAVSGRIAWSFAVGEGLKMAATIALLVVALGMFKAAFVPLGLTYLSVLIVQILAPAVINNKG
- the atpG gene encoding F0F1 ATP synthase subunit gamma, which encodes MAGAKEIRSKIASVQNTQKITKAMEMVAASKMRKTQERMASSRPYAETMRKVIGHLALGNLEYKHPYLDERDVKRVGYLVVATDRGLAGGLNINLFKKLLADMKEWNGKGVETELALIGSKAVSFFNSVGSKVVAQVTGMGDNPTLSELIGPVKVMLQAYDEGRLDKLYIVSNKFVNTMSQVPQILQILPLPPAEEADLKTKSWDYLYEPDPKTLLDTLLRRYVESQVYQGVVENLASEQAARMVAMKAATDNGGSLIKELQLVYNKARQTSITQELTEIVSGAAAV
- the atpF gene encoding F0F1 ATP synthase subunit B, whose translation is MNLNATILGQAIAFVLFVLFCMKYVWPPLMAAIEKRQKEIADGLASAERAKKDLDIAQAEATDHLKQAKVEAQAIIEQANKRKAQVVDEAKAEAEAERNKILAQAQAEIDAERKRAREELRKQVAMLALAGAEKIIERSVDEAANSDIVDKIVAEL
- the rsmG gene encoding 16S rRNA (guanine(527)-N(7))-methyltransferase RsmG, whose amino-acid sequence is MLETLETLLGQADMALSAAQKKQLLGYVALLHKWNKAYNLTSVRSPEQMLVRHIMDSIVVNPHLRGDRFIDVGTGPGLPGIPLAIVRPEAHFTLLDSLGKRIRFLRQVQHELGLDNVTAVQSRVERFTPSAGFDGVISRAFASLGDMLTWCAALPAKEKGRFYALKGQLSEAELTALPPGFRLESVIGLQVPGLEGERHIVVVAAN
- the atpH gene encoding F0F1 ATP synthase subunit delta, whose translation is MSELVTVARPYAKAAFDFAVEHQDVAHWQSMLAFSAEVSRNERIAELLSGAVAPEKLAQTFIAVCGEALDASGQNLIRVMAENGRLAVLPDVLEQFILLRAAQEATVEVDVISASALKEEQLAKISAAMEQRLSRKVKLNCKIDKSVVAGVVIRAGDMVIDGSVRGRLERLADVLQS
- the atpB gene encoding F0F1 ATP synthase subunit A; this translates as MSASGEIATPQEYIGHHLNNLQLDLRTFELVNPHSAASFWVLNIDSMFFSLLLGAIFLLIFGRVAKGATSGVPGKMQTFVELVVGFVDGSVRDMFHGKSKLIAPLALTIFVWVFLMNLMDLLPIDLLPYLGEHVLGLPALRVVPSADVNITLSMALGVFILILYYSVTMKGIGGFVKELTLQPFNHPIFIPVNLILEGVSLLSKPVSLGLRLFGNMYAGELIFILIAGLLPWWSQWILNVPWAIFHILIITLQAFIFMVLTIVYLAMASEEH
- the atpA gene encoding F0F1 ATP synthase subunit alpha; protein product: MQLNSTEISELIKQRIAQFNVVSEAHNEGTIVSVSDGIIRVHGLAEVMQGEMIALPGNRFAIALNLERDSVGAVVMGPYADLAEGMKVKCTGRILEVPVGRGLLGRVVNTLGAPIDGKGPLEHDGFSAVEAIAPGVIERQSVDEPVQTGYKSVDAMIPIGRGQRELIIGDRQTGKSALAIDAIINQRDSGIKCIYVAIGQKASTIANVVRKLEEHGALANTIVVVATASESAALQYLAPYAGCAMGEYFRDRGEDALIIYDDLSKQAVAYRQISLLLRRPPGREAYPGDVFYLHSRLLERASRVNAEYVENYTKGEVKGKTGSLTALPIIETQAGDVSAFVPTNVISITDGQIFLESNLFNAGIRPAVNPGISVSRVGGAAQTKIMKKLSGGIRTALAQYRELAAFSQFASDLDDATRKQLNHGQKVTELLKQKQYAPMSVAQQALVLFAAERGYLEDVELAKIGDFEAALMAYVDREQGELMQQINQTGAYNDDIEGKLKGILDTFKATQSW
- the atpD gene encoding F0F1 ATP synthase subunit beta, producing MATGNVIQVIGAVVDVEFPQDAVPKVYNALEVENGAAKLVLEVEQQLGGGVVRCIAMGSSDGLRRGLKVTDLERAIEVPVGKATLGRIMNVLGEPVDMKGDIGEEERWSIHRPAPSYEELASSQDLLETGIKVIDLMCPFAKGGKVGLFGGAGVGKTVNMMELIRNIAIEHSGYSVFAGVGERTREGNDFYHEMTDSNVIDKVSLVYGQMNEPPGNRLRVALTGLTMAEKFRDEGRDVLLFIDNIYRYTLAGTEVSALLGRMPSAVGYQPTLAEEMGVLQERITSTKTGSITSVQAVYVPADDLTDPSPATTFAHLDATVVLSRQIASLGIYPAVDPLDSTSRQLDPLVVGQEHYDVARGVQSILQRYQELKDIIAILGMDELSEDDKLVVSRARKIQRFLSQPFFVAEVFTGSPGKYVALKDTIRGFKGIMDGEYDHLPEQAFYMVGSIDEAVEKGKKL
- the glmU gene encoding bifunctional UDP-N-acetylglucosamine diphosphorylase/glucosamine-1-phosphate N-acetyltransferase GlmU — translated: MSNRALSVVVLAAGKGSRMFSALPKVLHPLAGKALVQHVIDAATQLGAARIHLVYGHGGELLRERLARQDVPLNWVLQAEQRGTGHAVQQTLTDLRDEEDVLILYGDVPLISPDTLQRLLTARPEGGIGLLTVTLDNPEGYGRIVRTDGEVVGIVEQKDASEQQRQIKEINTGILVAGGGDLKRWLGQLTNHNAQGEFYLTDIIAMAWHEGRKINTVQPSRHSEVEGVNNRLQLARLERLFQQEQAERLLLAGVMLSDPMRFDLRGELRHGQDVSIDTNVILEGRVTLGNRVIIGTGCVLKNVVIGDDVVVSPYTVIEDARVAAHSTLGPFARLRPGSELEEGAHVGNFVEMKQARLGKGSKAGHLSYLGDAEIGAQVNIGAGTITCNYDGANKHKTVIGDNVFVGSDSQLVAPVTLGRGATIGAGTTVTRDVADGEMVISRIRQFPIANWTRPVKKK